From a region of the uncultured Desulfatiglans sp. genome:
- the rplF gene encoding 50S ribosomal subunit protein L6 (Evidence 2a : Function from experimental evidences in other organisms; PubMedId : 10094780, 10756104, 12809609, 324885, 6222285, 9298646; Product type s : structure) — protein MSRIGKRPIPNPEKVSVSVDGDEIKVRGPKGELTRPLHPKVQVEIGEDDIRVHAVDDSREARSVHGLYRVLIDNMVTGVTKGFERTLEIVGVGYRAELNGRVAVLNLGYSHPIQFELPEGIDARIDKTKIVLSGIDREKLGLTAAKIRHFRPPEPYKGKGVKYAEEQIKRKAGKAGGK, from the coding sequence ATGTCTCGTATAGGGAAAAGGCCGATACCGAACCCGGAGAAGGTGTCCGTCAGCGTTGATGGAGACGAGATCAAGGTGCGTGGGCCGAAAGGGGAGCTTACCCGGCCGCTGCACCCTAAAGTCCAAGTGGAGATCGGCGAGGATGACATCCGAGTCCATGCGGTTGATGATTCGCGTGAAGCACGGTCGGTCCACGGATTATACAGGGTTTTGATCGACAACATGGTGACGGGTGTGACCAAAGGCTTTGAAAGAACGTTGGAAATCGTGGGAGTCGGGTATCGGGCCGAGCTGAATGGTCGCGTTGCTGTTCTGAATCTCGGATACTCCCATCCGATCCAGTTCGAACTGCCTGAGGGGATTGATGCCCGTATCGATAAGACCAAGATTGTGCTCAGTGGGATCGACAGGGAGAAACTGGGTTTAACGGCAGCCAAGATCCGTCACTTCAGGCCCCCGGAGCCTTATAAGGGGAAGGGCGTAAAGTATGCTGAGGAACAGATCAAACGTAAGGCTGGTAAGGCTGGCGGTAAATAG